The genomic window ttagagctaacaGGGACCTTGGAGATAATCTAGTATAActcttaatttacagatgagggaacagatACATTGAGATTAGACTGAGAAAAGCAACGAGCTCTTTGACATATCCAAGCATTTGCTAAACTTCAGTGTccaaatttgtttcattctttctcttgatgCTACAATTACTTGTCATGGAAAATATTTCAGGAACACTAGACATACTTTGTAATTACCAATGAAGCTTTGAACCAAGGACTAAGCTAAAGAAAATCAATCCAAGTCACACAAAAGTGAATTAACTTATCTCAAataatggtggtagtggtgaggAGGAGGTTCCAGTTATGCTAATGCTAGTAAATGTTGGAAACAAAATCATGTAGTATTATTCATATTAAAATAGAAGGGAATGAAAAAACATGATGTGACCTTAAACAATAATTTCAGGAACCCAGAGATAACTGTGGGTAGGAATTGAAAAGAGGCAAattattgttgttcatccttcactccAGAAGAGGACCAATGCCATCCCAAGAGTGATAACATCTTGATTTTTGAGTTAATTGGACTTAAGGGAGTCAGAACTGCAAAAAattatcagcctcattctctcctccaaagtcactggaatccagtggcaagacatgtCAAGATGATTAGTGATGGCTCAGTGGCAAATATGGACTTGATATAAtcaaaaactttctaataattatagCTTTCCAAAAGGATAGCTTTTAGAATAGACTACTGCAGGAGGTAGTAGGCTTCTTCTCACTGAAGGTCTTCCATAAAGAGTTAGATGACAACAGGGGTCATCgtcagtcatcctgatttatattttgccactggacccgGATGATTCttgaggggaaagtgaggctggtgactatACAGTACtttcctcacttcaatccaattcacttgcaagtcatggcatcaccttcttgttgtcatggtcctctttgagaacaacagTAACAGCAAGAAGATGACCAGATATTGGATATGCTTCTTTTTCAGGCTGAATTTGGACTAGATGCTTTCCAAGTTCCTGTTCAGTTCTGCACTTCTGGGATGCTGATCTAGAACAGAACTTTGGTTACTTGGTATAGAAACCAAGACCTGAGAAGTGAAAGCACTGGAGTAAATGAAAAAGATAGGATCCATTTTTATATTGCCCATCAAATAAAATTCCTGTAGTATTGCTGGGATTCACTAGAGGTGGCTGGCATATCTTCACGAATTTATTATGATACAGTAGATAGGGTGATAGAAGATATGGAGACAGGAGCTTGACATGAGGAAATACCCTACACCAACGCAGgttgtttctttttctgcagCTAGAGTCCTGAAGGTTAAATGGATCATACAACTCTTTATCCTAAGACATgaaacatatgtgtgtgcatgtgcacatgcgctcacacacacacacaaacacccaaAGCATCAAACATTTGATGCTAGGATGAATTtgtctttgttcattttttttttttgacttttttttcttttttcggCTGTTGTGTCTGTTTTCATCTCTATATTTCCTTCTAGTGTTATTtgaaaaaaagttacatgaaTTCTTCCAGGAAAAGTGCTACATTAACTTAAAATGATGATTTCTATGAAAGCCAATGTTTAAGACCTGTCTTtaatacatactggctgtgtgactgtgggcaagtcacttaatttgtcagtactctaaatcactttatGAGACTATaacttgcagagaaggtgctgatctgcactggTGTTTTCTTACCTGGGAGTACAAAACCTAATGAAATTAGAGGTCTGGTCCTTATCCCTATAAAATTCACACTTCACTGAATAACTATTTCAGAAATTTCCCTCTTTTAAAGTTGACTCTCTTTTATTAATTTCCTAAAAATAAAACTCATAGGTAAGCCTCACTTTTTTCGATGGAGAGTCAGGATATTTGAGCAGGAAATATGTATTGTTTATTATTGCCTACAATGAAGGAGTTTGTTCAGTGCTGCAAAAGGAACAGAGTATTGAGGGTTAAGCCATCCCAGAGGTGGTAAGAAGCCAAACACTTGGGCTGCTTCTGCATTCATTCACATGATGGTGGCAGCTACCATGGTGCTTTGATTGCTTTGTAAACAGAAAGCAGGGTGATTCTGTCTCCTTATGTTGGTAGTTTGTCTTTGTccagatctctgatttcattgactTATGGAATTCCCAATGGAAAAAACCCTCTACCAGATCACAGactaatatattatattataatccTTGTGAGACAAGCCCAGGAATAGCCAGtatgtgccagaggcaggatctgaacccaggtcttcttgattccaaggttagttttctttctctattatcCACTACTGTAGGCTGCTTTATTAAATGAAGCctagagagcttaagtgatttgttgaAGGACACAAAAGTAGTaactgagtcaggatttgaattcaggtcctatgGACTTTCCCAGGTACCATGCTGCCTTGGTAGAAACTGAGAAGCAAagatatagaaaacaaaacaaaacaagtgtGGCCAGGAAGGTtggtaacttgtccagggtcaaagggctagttaagtgtctgaggcagaaattGAATCTTGTCTCCAAGTCCAGATTTTTACACTCTCCAATACTACTTTTCTCCCATATTATAATGGATCGGGTACTATACTTGTAGTAAAATCCTAcaacagacacttactagtgtgatcttgggcaagtcacttgggtCCTGTTTTCTCAACTATTAAATggttataataataacagcatctatctcaAAGGGCTGGTATAAGGGtgaaatgagatagtatatataAAGTAGTCATATATTGATGAACTGGATTTTATAATGACCATCATCCCCAAACTTCATTATGACCATAGTGGTTCTGTAGTTAGTTTACATTGTTGTAGGTGAGAGGTCAGGGCATGGAAGCTCTTTACTAGGCTATCATCTGGGTTAATAGGAGAACCTCAAGTATTAAACTCAAGTATTTGATTTCCCCATATCCTGTGAAATTAGCTTGAAAATGCTGGGTTGCCTCTTCCTAAGGCTGAATCGACTTCTGCAGTATGGCTTAAACCTATCTCCAAACAGCCCCTGGTGCAGCTTTAGATTTTGTTGTGTCTACATTGTAAGCAGTGCTGCAGTCAAGATTCtgcatcttcctcttcctttcccccccaAATATCTTAGTTATTTTGATCTGCTTCTAGCTCTCTGTCCTTTAGACTTTGGTCATGTATTTCATTTCCTGCTTTGGACATAGGATCTCCTCTGTTTCACAAAGGTTTGAGGCTACCTTTAGAAGAAGTGCTCATTGTTAACCCTTATCTGTAATGGCTCATAGTAATCTTAGAGCCCTCTAGAGTTAATGAATGCCTGCAGCCTGCATTATCAGCCAGTAATAGACAGGGGGTCCCAACAATCTTAGCATAGTTTTAAGCTTTTTAGTAGCTAATCTTTATTGGTAGTTTTCTTTTTAAGCTTTTAGTAGCTTAAAAACTGTGCTAAGACTGCTGGCATATCCTGTAGGGGGCTACATTCTATAGCTACCCTTAAGATCTATAATATGTATGCACTAAAGTAGATAAGCagatggaaagaatactggtaTCTGTGGGACAACAGATCCTTCTCACTTACCTTACTTCTATTTGCTTCTCCTTGTTGTAACTACCCTTATGTCACTTACATGAATCCAGGGACAAGCCAAGCCTTCCTCTTACCCTCTTATCTGGCAAACAGTCACTATCAGGAAGATAGCTATGTAGAGTCAAGAGCAGCGGTCTGAGAGTCAGGAGGTCTGgcttctaatcctggctctgttgGTTGGTAGTGGGGTGACCATGaccaaatcattttacctttataggcctcaatttcctttttctgtaaaatgagatggctgGGCTAGATGATCTATGAAGTCCCCTCCTTCTGTAAACTTCAttggttccaaattctttctcataTTCCAATGACCCTCCAAATGGATGATTGAAAAAAGTACTTATGATTATTCATTTTTCCAGTCCAAATGCTCATAATACTTTGGGATTTATTTCAGTGTCAGGGACCCTTCTCATAATACTTTGGGATTTATTTCAGTGTCAGGGACCCTTCTCAGGCGCTATTACTTGCTGTTCTGCCAGACTTTCCCAGCCTTCTTTTACTATACTTATCAACTGCAGTGAatggaaaaatgctatttatctACCCTTTAACAAACTAGTCCCTGGCTTATTCTTCCTAGGGCTGGAATCTCAACATTGTCTATTTAAAAGTGTAACCATGGTACTGGAGAATATATTAACTACAGTGAGATTAAAGGAAATCTTACGAGCTAATTTTGTTTGGTTTGGACTATGAAAACTAGCAGGCTCTCCCTGAAATGCCTTGGAGAGAAAGATTAGGAAGTACTTTTAATGCTTTTGCATATAATTTATATGCCTTTTGCATATAATTTTAATGCAATTTTCAATCACCCTAGCATTATTTGTACCATTCATATAAGCAATCTTTCTTGGTCCCTTAAAATAGTAgtaaaagaacactggatttggagtcagtcagttaattcaacaagcatttgttaagtctggtgatataaagaaagacaaaaaacagtccttgctcttaaGGGATGAAGACCTAGGCTTCAATCAGGGTCTCAGACAGAATGGACAGAGCCCAGAAaggacttggaatcatgaagatctgggccttctttttaaaagattttaaaatgtaatttttagtttttaaagcagacttttaattttttttcaactcttttttcaacaacttttttttaactttttcaacAACTTTTTccaaactctctccttcctcccccatccaatgagaaagcaagaaaaacaaaacctattacaattatgtgtagtcatacaaaacaaatttctgcattaggTATGTTCCtccaaaaaagtttttaaaggataaaaaaattCTGCATGTTTGTCCTCTGGTCCATCATTTCTCTATCTGGAGGCAGATACtgtatttcatcatgagtccttgctGGGACTGTGGTGGGATGATGTGTTGACTAGAGTTACTAATTCTCACAATAGTGATGTTATGGTGTAGATTGTTCTGACTATactcacttcagtttgcatcagttcatacaggtcttcccaggttacactgaaaccatctccttcatgatttcttccaACACGATAGTATTCCagcacattcatataccacttgttcaaccattcctcaaatgatgggtatcccctccatttccaattctttgcaaccacaaaaaaaccccaacctgTTATAAATATCTCAAAGCTTTTTTTATTGATacttcttccccactcccctctatCCCTTCCCAATGACTCCCTGCTTCCaacccttccttgtaacaaataaattaagcaaaaccaatgaACATATATGTTGTTGTATGCTTGATTCTACACCTGTAGTCCACCACTTTTCTCTCTGGGTCCTCCGAAGTTCAGGCAAATACCCCTTCCAACACCAGCTCTGAGACTATGGGAATTTAACCTCTCGGAGCCTCAGACTTTACCTCGATAAAGTGGAGATAGTAAAACGTATGGTGCCTACCTACCTCAGGGCATTGTTGATTATCTTAAATAAGAAAACAGCTATGTCAGTTGATACGGTTTACGACTACGACTATTAACCCTTGAACAGATCATCAATTCCCTGTCCTGGGCCTCCgtttccccatatataaaatCGTATCCCATGTTGTCCAAAAATCTATTccactctaaatcctgtgatcctcaCCTTTCCGTTATAATAGACCCAGGATCATTACACAGGTCCTGAAAAGAGGACAGTAGCGAAAAAGTGGGGCAGAAGGAACGTAAACACAAAGCAGAGGGAGAGGAACCCAGACTCTAAGCGTGCCTCGAGCATCCCTAAGCAATCTGGGAGCACGTACTCCGAACTCGAACCCGAACCGAATTCAGGCCCCTTCTTTCCGTAAGGGGCTTGGGCCAAAGGGCATGCGCGCGCATGTGGCGTCTCCAGCCTCCCACGTTCTAGCCGTGGAAGTTTGGAAGCTTCGGTGTCCGTGGCAACGAGACGCTTTTCCCCTGTGGGAAACAGCGACAGTAGAAGCTCCAGCTCTCATCACCGGAGAGGGGTCGGGGCGGGAGGGCTGGGGAAGAAACCCCGCTCCTCTTGCCCAGCGCAGCAGGGTCCCTTTCCAACCCTTCCCGCCCCAGCTAGGAAAGATGCCCCTGGAAGTGATAGTGGAGCTGCACATTCGAGCGGTAAGAAGACCAACGCATCTAGGTCCCATTTTGCTCACAACCCTTCATTTCACGCCTTATGCTCTGCCGCCACTCTTATTAACCGCGGTTAATTTTAGCTTCTAGCCAGATTCCGGATCCTCACCCTCACCAGAGTTCTCTTGCGACTTAACAAATGCCTTGTCTCCAAGCTTATCCTTCATATAGTTAGTTCTTCATTGTTATTGGAAACTTTTCAGCTTCTTTACCAGCACCCTACCTTCCGCTTGGGCTCTGTTCTTCCTCTGTCCCATTTTTCAGAGACCACTTGTTTCATCCTCTGTGCCAGCTCCCCCGACCCCTTCTGCTCatccatttaaaataatcctAGACTCAGTTTGGGAAGTGTTTGTATCCTTTTAGTCCTAATATAACCACTAGAAGGCGCATACAATTAGCACAATCACCAAGTGAAAAATTGCCATTGCAATATAGACCAGCTGATTTTCTTCTGACCCAGTTCACTCTAGAGCTAGCTCTGGTTTGCTCTGGTCGACGAAAATCAATTAAATATTACAAGACATTGCCCTGGATGCTCCAGAGTTGCTGTGTTTTTTCTCTCTGGTCACCCACTGTCTCCAATCTTGGACGCAAACTCTCAGAATGTTAGAGCTTTAGAGCTGGTATGTCTCCTTTTTTGGTGGTAGGCTGATGAAGAGTTCTACTTTCAAACTAATATGGTCATCCCTAAGGGCAGACTTAGAGGAATTCAGGACTGGAAAATGTAGTCCCCACAGACATTGGCCACGTAGCAAAATCGGCGATTGTGGGCCTTGGATTCATAGATGTAGGGCCCCAAGAAGCTTTAAAGatctagcccaaccctctcaATTTACAGGAAGCTTAAATGATTTGTGAAAGGTCACTCAGGAAGTATGTGAAAGAGCCAGGATATGAACCCGGGTCCTTTGATTCCAGAGTCAGCAATTTTTACATGTCTGAGAGAGTGGTAGGAAGGAGATCTGGGCCAGTTTGCTGTTAGTACATAGattcagagtgtgtgtgtgtgtgtgtgtgtgtgtgtgtgtgtgtgtgtgtgtgtgtgtgtgtgtgtgtgtgtgtgtgtgtgtgtgtgtgtgtgtactgcaTCAACTAACTGTGAGATCTCAAAATAATCCAAGAATGAAGACACTTATAAGGAGCTAAAAGATAAATTAGTCTCCCTCAACTAAATAAAAAGTGCATTGCATTCAAGTTTAACAGCACTGTTTAGGTTTTATTGTGATTCTGAAACTGAATTCCTTCCTTTACAACAAACGAAGACATTTATGGTCCATAAAGTACTACTTATTACATTTGCATTTTCTCCACAAATCTCAATTAGGAAGAAAcaggcctgtgctttaggaatcaGGAAATTTAGGGGCCATTTAATGAAGTGAATGTCAGTGGCATAAACATTCAACAAAATTACCCTGTCTTAAAGCCCCTAGGAGTTAATTTGGGGGGCTACAAAAAAGAGTCTCATAAACTTCTGGCATAAAATTGCTGTAAAACTGaaaaagtaaagtaaagtaaaatGGAACAAAATAATTTAGAACTTCACAGATTGAGGGCAGTACACTGTTGACTCTGGAAGTGGAGAGGTAGTCAGTGTTGGGttaaagtgaaatgaaaatgatttcatttatcCCCAAGAAGTAGTTCCAGTTTTTGAGTGCCACCTAACATTAAGAATTTTACTCTTTTACCTAGCTAGAATCAAGCTATATTTGCTAGAGCTGATTCCAGATACCCAATACATCTGCAAAAGGGTACTGTCAATCACAGTTTTTTCTATTTGAGTGCTGATAACATTCTTATATTGAATTGTATAATGATTGACTCATTGTCTAACTTAAAGTTCTTTGTGGGTAAAGcatcttttaaataatttaaccaatcttccttcctcctccctctccctcgcTCCCCTACTGAGGAATGATAAACATTCTGATTAGGCAGTCTTTGGCAATATGATTTGAGGAAGCACCCTGGATGCATTTCTATGAATAAAACAAGTcaacatgaaaaaaattcaataattaTATATTGTGAATCGTACACCAGCAAGCTCATAGTAATGAATGCTGATGTTTGAGAATctgattgttttaatttccatcatCCTCAAAATCATTACAGGAAAAAAACACCACCCAAATACAACATAAGAACTTACAAAATACACAGgtcttttttattattcccattccccACCCTGCAGCAGTTTTATCTTTTATGAGTGGAAATGATGGCAACAAAGCACATGTCTCAGCAGAGTGGTCCATGTAATAATATATGGGCTAACTCACAGTTACTCTCTACTAGATAAAATGTTTCCTCATAGGAAACTTTCTAATTGATCTTTCCCAACATGTGGCTTTTTGATGAACTCTTTTGAAAGAGATTCATTTTTAGTGCCTTCTGTCACAGTTTTGGGATTTCTGACCTACTTAATAAATATCCAGCAAAACTGCCATAGAAGTGAAAGCCAGTCCCACTCCCACACCTTTCTCATTGCCACCTCtcaggctttgtttttcttttctatttatattgtgtGCTCCTCCACTTAAGTCTTCTGGTATCTCACCATGATGTGAATGGAACCTtgagttcttgaaggctatgtcAAAGAAATACAAGCTTTGCAAGATAGATACCATCACGATGGAAAGGCTTCACATACAGGATTGGTGACATCTCTGGGCCAAGGACCATTCTGGCTAAGTTGGAAAAGTTTATAACCATAGGACTAGCCACCAGTTGATGAATCTTTTTTTCATCCACAACCTACATTGGTGGAAGGTGCACTCACTCTGATGAAATAGTAGGTCCTTGAAGTATTAGTGTATTTTCTATTTTTGGAGTTTCAGCCATTGGGTTCTTTTTCATATGCTACCAGGTAATATTAGATAGGAATGGAAAACATTAGTattcatctttttctatttttaatgggATGGGGAAGAATAGTTCCTTATCTCTTCTCTATGTTCCAATCTGCTGCATCAGCAAAGATCAAGTGCCCTCCCCCAATCTAtcaaacccctcccccccacaaaacaacaaaaccaacaacaaaaaatgtgtgGGTTGTTCAaagtgaataaattaaaaatttaaaaatcacatcTGTAGCACCAGACTTTCAGAGATAAGAGTAGTAGAATTTTTGTCTTATATCTTTAAATTATGTCTGAAATCTACCATGGGACAACACAGCAAAGTGAGTTTTTCACCTTACTGCACGTTAATAATGTAAAACATGATTCTAGTTAACACTTCtttcctccccccctttcccttctaaAAAGAAGTGCTATGAATGGGTGAGATGTGGAATTATATTATCCACAAGGtaaactttcaaaaaaaattattagtcAACAGCAAGAGAAACTCCTCGTTTCCTTTGCTATTGGCTTGCTGACAGAGTTGTTCATGAAGATCTATGTCTAATTCTCCctgtataaatattttattcagctAATATGGCTGTGGTCACCTTATGCCTGGTACATGCTCCAATAGCAACCATCAAGATGGCATCTTTCCATTTAGACTCCACATttcaaaagaagtccaaaatgtcTACAAGAGCTAAGCAAGATGGGTGCTGGTGTATCTTTGGTCCTTTTTCATTCTGGAAGCTTTCCTGTCTTCTGGTGCTATATACAATCAAATTATCTACTGGAGACTCCACAAAGCAAAAACAGCAGGGACGTTGAAGGGAGACAGCCAAAAGTAGTCCACTATGCTGTACTGTATGTAacccaagaaaaatccaaaagcTACGTCGGTGACATTGTGCCTTCCCATCATGACCCTGGACAGGCCCAAGATGAAGGCCCACAGCACGATCAGCACCCTCAGCGGAATGGCCAGCACCAGGTGGTGCAGGATGAAGCGGGACACCAGGGCGGCCCTGGTGGCATGGCCCGACGGGAAGGAGTACTTGTCCACCGAGAAGGTGAAGAACATGTCCATCTGGTTGTGCGAGGGCCGGGGCCGCCGGACGAGCCCCTTGAGCAGCGCCACCAAGCCCAAGTCCAGGAGCAGAGCGAACAGCAGGTTGACGAGGACCTCGCGGCCCGCCCAGCTGGCACTCCGGTACAGGCAGTACGCGGTGCCCGCCAGCCACGGGACGCCGTGGCCCGAGATCTCGAGCAGCTTCAGGAGGGGCCTGGCGCTGCCCCAGGACGAACTCTCCCCGGCGCACACGCCCAGCCTCTTGGACATCCACAAGTCAATGGCCAGCAGGGAGCGGAGCGCGATGCCCGCGAAGGAAGGGTTCAGCCTCATGCAGTCCTCCTCGGGCAGAGGGGGCGGGGGCGGCTGCGGCGAGGCCGCCGGGGCCGGGGGGAAGGAGCCGCGACGGTGCACCGGGCTCTCGGAGGCCCGGAGCCGCGCCGCGCTCGGCTCGGCGCCGGGGCTGCGGCTGCTCAGCAGGGACTGGAACTCGAACCTGCCTCCGCCGTGGCTCCCGTGAGCCGGGCTGCCGGGGTGACTGCCGCTGCCCCCGCCTCCCGCGCCCGCCCCCGGGCCCGCCGGGCGGCCGTCGACGCTTCTCCGGGGGCTGGACATGTCTGCAGCCAGTGACCGCGACCTCAGCCGCAGACCCCTGACAGTGACGGCGGGGCCGGAGCCCGAGATCTCTTCCGCTTCCTTGTGGGAGGAGCCGAGGGCCGGGAGGGCGGGGTGTGGTGAGCCGGGGCGGGGCGAGCGAGGGCAGCGGCAAGGAGCCGGAGATGGTAGGGATGGAGCCCGAGATGGCAGGGATGGAGCCGGAGGTGGTAGGGATGGAGCCCGAGGTGGTAGGGATGGAGCCTGAGATGCTCCGGAGtccagaggagggaaaggatccCTTAGCCAGAAGAGGTCGTTTCAGTCGTGTCCCACCTGGCGTGGCCACATtcggggttttcatggcaaagagactagagggcttgccattttcttctggggctcgttttacagatgaggaaactgaggcacacaggaccacgtgccagggtcacatagctagtgaatgagaacggatttgaactcaggatttgcTGACACCATCCATGCCTGTCCACTGCTCCATGCAGCTGCCCGacagttctgaaaaaaaaaaccaaaccaatgtatgtatgtatgtatgtatgtgtatgtatacatgtgaatatgtgtgcagatattgtatatgtgtgtacatattgtataaatgtatatagtaGAGTATAAACAGGTTTAAATACCAATTAATGCAACTAATAGAAAAGCCCTCCAGACCTTCTTTCATAGTAGTGTGCCAACTGTTTGTTAAACAAAGAATGGATTCAACTACttatatttgaataaatgtatttatatttatttagcctggagtcaagaagactcatcttcctgagttcaaatctggcctcagacacttactagctgtctgaccctgagcaagtcacacaatcctgtttacctcagtttcctcatctgtaaaacgagccctagaaggaaatggcaaaccattccaatttCTTTGCTacgaaaaccccaagtgaggtcagGAAAGTGGACAGGACTGAACTACAACAAATTTGCATGGATAAAATGCCTATAACAACTTATCAGTTACTTCC from Notamacropus eugenii isolate mMacEug1 chromosome 1, mMacEug1.pri_v2, whole genome shotgun sequence includes these protein-coding regions:
- the PLPP6 gene encoding polyisoprenoid diphosphate/phosphate phosphohydrolase PLPP6, which produces MSSPRRSVDGRPAGPGAGAGGGGSGSHPGSPAHGSHGGGRFEFQSLLSSRSPGAEPSAARLRASESPVHRRGSFPPAPAASPQPPPPPLPEEDCMRLNPSFAGIALRSLLAIDLWMSKRLGVCAGESSSWGSARPLLKLLEISGHGVPWLAGTAYCLYRSASWAGREVLVNLLFALLLDLGLVALLKGLVRRPRPSHNQMDMFFTFSVDKYSFPSGHATRAALVSRFILHHLVLAIPLRVLIVLWAFILGLSRVMMGRHNVTDVAFGFFLGYIQYSIVDYFWLSPFNVPAVFALWSLQ